Proteins found in one Triticum urartu cultivar G1812 chromosome 4, Tu2.1, whole genome shotgun sequence genomic segment:
- the LOC125551469 gene encoding uncharacterized protein LOC125551469, whose translation MLKKTYAENLPALEGKQQWDIVDPGFKLSPPVQNKAAPGRPRKTRIKPASEGKGLGPRKRKCKRCGGLGHLLKTCKKAIDPAFGEEDAHWGADNAEEDPHNQNADLHDEQQEGEEPYSEDEAPVQPAGADDALVQPAGEDEAPVQPAGADDAPVEPHNETNEAATQASIVADEVQSTPSKNYKKAAEREASPMAISKKRKLNTSTSPEEEPCSITGSNVDARVAACEEQVLPPVVPQIPVKLTRSRAREMTIPASNTRSKKEKSGK comes from the exons ATGTTAAAAAAAACATATGCTGAGAACCTGCCCGCACTTGAAGGAAAACAGCAGTGGGATATTGTAGACCCTGGTTTCAAACTAAGTCCACCTGTACAGAACAAAGCTGCACCTGGCAGGCCAAGGAAGACAAGAATTAAGCCAGCAAGTGAAGGAAAAGGACTTGGTCCTAGGAAGAGAAAATGCAAGAGGTGTGGTGGCTTGGGTCACTTACTGAAAACCTGCAAAAAAGCCATTGATCCAGCATTTGGTGAAGAAGATGCACACTGGGGAGCTGACAATGCTGAAGAAGACCCTCATAACCAAAATGCAGACCTACATGATGAACAACAAGAAGGAGAGGAGCCATACAGTGAAGATGAAGCTCCAGTGCAGCCTGCAGGTGCAGATGATGCTCTAGTGCAGcctgcaggtgaagatgaagctCCAGTGCAGCCTGCAGGTGCAGATGATGCTCCAGTAGAGCCCCATAATGAAACAAATGAGGCAGCAACACAAGCTTCCATAGTTGCAGATGAAGTTCAAAG CACACCAAGTAAGAACTACAAGAAGGCAGCAGAGAGAGAAGCATCTCCAATGGCTATCAGCAAGAAGAGGAAGCTTAACACTTCTACAAGTCCAGAAGAAGAACCTTGCTCAATTACTGGCAGCAATGTAGATGCAAGAGTTGCTGCATGTGAAGAGCAAGTTCTCCCTCCAGTTGTTCCCCAAATCCCTGTGAAACTGACTAGGAGCAGGGCTAGGGAGATGACAATCCCAGCTAGCAACACAAGGAGCAAGAAGGAAAAATCTGGAAAATGA